The Candidatus Equadaptatus faecalis genome has a window encoding:
- a CDS encoding EutN/CcmL family microcompartment protein, which yields MKIAKVLGNIWATRKEERLAPFKLLILQPINVIDNSLDDAPMVAIDIIGAGVGETVIYVSGSSARSASGNTSNPIDASVVGIVDDFDIDTKAI from the coding sequence ATGAAAATTGCCAAGGTTCTCGGCAATATATGGGCAACGAGAAAAGAAGAAAGGCTTGCGCCGTTCAAACTGCTCATACTGCAGCCGATCAACGTAATAGACAATTCATTGGATGACGCCCCGATGGTAGCGATTGACATAATAGGTGCTGGTGTCGGCGAAACTGTTATATATGTCAGCGGCAGTTCCGCAAGAAGCGCTAGCGGGAATACCTCAAATCCAATAGATGCCTCTGTCGTCGGTATCGTTGATGATTTTGATATTGACACAAAGGCAATCTAA
- a CDS encoding BMC domain-containing protein, producing MNNAIGMVELNSIAMGIETCDFMIKASKVELLRACTICPGKYIVLVGGDVGDVRASMKEGILRAGETLVDTLLIPQVHPDLIPAVSMTTQVTELQAVGVLEYYSVASAINGGDIAAKAARVKLIEIRTGFAIGGKGFVTLTGDVGAVRASIEAASNSSDLFVHSVVIPRPDKRLFETLL from the coding sequence ATGAACAATGCTATTGGTATGGTAGAACTTAACAGCATCGCAATGGGCATTGAAACCTGCGATTTCATGATTAAGGCGTCAAAGGTTGAACTGCTCCGCGCATGCACTATCTGCCCCGGTAAATATATCGTTCTTGTTGGCGGCGACGTAGGCGACGTCAGAGCGTCTATGAAAGAAGGCATCCTGAGAGCAGGAGAAACACTTGTGGACACTCTGCTGATTCCTCAGGTGCATCCTGACCTCATTCCTGCGGTCTCAATGACTACGCAGGTAACGGAGCTTCAGGCTGTAGGCGTTCTTGAATACTACTCGGTTGCTTCTGCCATTAACGGAGGCGATATTGCCGCAAAAGCGGCGCGGGTCAAACTTATTGAAATCCGTACCGGTTTTGCAATCGGAGGCAAAGGCTTCGTAACGCTTACGGGCGATGTCGGAGCAGTAAGAGCATCAATAGAAGCGGCAAGCAACAGCTCGGATCTTTTCGTCCATTCGGTCGTAATTCCGCGTCCTGATAAACGCCTCTTTGAAACGCTGCTCTAA
- a CDS encoding ethanolamine utilization protein EutH, whose amino-acid sequence MFDELIRNLSNTSVFTESFQAWWSGLSINGIIMFIMMIFMLVGAIDKIRLTLSSAPAEVKEDENNFIYAKQFDEGFMAMGALAVAMAGVVAAAPVLKILLEPIIAPIYKMVGASPAMFATTLLACDMGGYPMAMQLAGAGNEAVGNFAGLILGGMMGPTIVFTIPIALSVIKAEDKGFLGAGVLCGLITIPLGCIAGGLCMNMTQYKMPLGAILVNLIPVIIVAAAVCIGLWFATDKMISGFNKFGNAIMVLITIVSAIAVFEYITGIKFPLFNLMVEAPEGEALCPLESGLLVCGQIAIVLIGAFPMVAWIKKTFGKALNKVGSALGMDETGSAGLVATLANNVATINMLGDMNPQGKLLNIAFFVSAAFVFGDHLGFAGGVCPEMIFPMVVGKLVAGITALILAWLLSEKLISKVTGSK is encoded by the coding sequence ATGTTTGATGAACTTATAAGAAATCTTTCAAACACGTCCGTATTTACGGAATCTTTCCAGGCATGGTGGTCAGGTCTTTCAATCAATGGAATTATCATGTTTATCATGATGATATTCATGCTTGTCGGCGCAATAGACAAAATTCGTCTCACGCTCAGCTCTGCACCGGCAGAAGTTAAAGAAGACGAAAATAACTTTATCTATGCCAAACAGTTTGACGAAGGATTTATGGCTATGGGAGCATTGGCAGTTGCAATGGCGGGCGTAGTCGCCGCTGCCCCTGTCCTTAAAATACTCCTCGAACCGATCATTGCTCCTATTTATAAAATGGTAGGCGCAAGTCCGGCGATGTTTGCTACAACACTTCTGGCATGCGACATGGGCGGTTATCCGATGGCGATGCAGCTTGCAGGTGCAGGCAACGAGGCTGTCGGCAACTTTGCAGGACTTATCCTCGGCGGTATGATGGGACCGACAATCGTTTTCACCATTCCTATCGCTCTTTCAGTTATTAAAGCTGAAGACAAAGGATTCCTTGGCGCAGGCGTACTTTGCGGACTCATAACGATACCTCTCGGCTGCATTGCCGGCGGTCTCTGCATGAACATGACACAGTACAAAATGCCGCTCGGCGCGATACTTGTCAACCTTATTCCGGTTATTATTGTTGCAGCGGCAGTTTGCATTGGTCTTTGGTTTGCAACGGACAAAATGATCAGCGGATTTAACAAATTCGGTAATGCAATTATGGTTCTTATTACCATAGTAAGCGCAATCGCAGTATTTGAGTATATTACCGGCATTAAATTCCCGCTTTTCAACCTTATGGTTGAAGCACCTGAAGGCGAAGCGCTTTGCCCTCTGGAAAGCGGACTTCTCGTCTGCGGACAGATTGCGATTGTTCTCATCGGTGCGTTCCCCATGGTTGCGTGGATCAAAAAGACATTCGGTAAAGCACTCAACAAAGTCGGAAGCGCGCTTGGAATGGATGAAACAGGCTCAGCAGGTCTTGTCGCAACACTTGCCAACAACGTTGCCACAATCAACATGCTTGGTGATATGAACCCGCAGGGTAAACTTCTCAATATTGCCTTCTTTGTTTCAGCGGCATTTGTTTTCGGCGACCACCTTGGCTTTGCGGGCGGTGTCTGCCCTGAAATGATTTTCCCGATGGTTGTCGGCAAACTTGTAGCAGGTATTACGGCGCTCATTCTTGCATGGCTCCTTTCTGAAAAACTTATCAGCAAAGTTACGGGCAGCAAATAG
- a CDS encoding ethanolamine utilization protein EutQ, producing MNVSEQVIREIIKQALVEKLGAAAGENATLQTIPGDFVKKKAPSGVLVIKGDTVKTERFEVDGVSLKDVTTLDESPNMGPGYMELDHAALEWTLTYDEYDIVLEGTLQIETDGHIVTGHPGDMIFIPKNTHIHFQTPDKVRYAYVTYPANWADLL from the coding sequence ATGAACGTAAGCGAACAGGTAATCCGCGAAATAATCAAACAGGCGCTTGTTGAAAAACTCGGAGCTGCAGCGGGAGAGAACGCGACACTGCAGACAATCCCGGGCGACTTTGTCAAGAAAAAAGCTCCCAGCGGCGTCCTGGTGATTAAAGGCGACACCGTAAAAACAGAGCGTTTTGAGGTTGACGGAGTATCTCTCAAAGACGTCACAACGCTTGACGAATCGCCCAACATGGGACCTGGCTATATGGAACTTGACCATGCGGCGCTTGAATGGACACTGACCTATGACGAATATGACATCGTTCTTGAAGGCACGCTCCAGATAGAAACAGACGGACATATAGTCACGGGGCACCCCGGCGACATGATCTTCATACCGAAGAACACGCACATTCACTTCCAGACGCCTGACAAGGTACGCTACGCATACGTAACCTATCCGGCGAACTGGGCTGACCTGCTTTAA
- a CDS encoding SLBB domain-containing protein produces the protein MDFIETVKSAGIVGAGGAGFPTHVKLNAKAEYFIINAAECEPLIETDKFICRKYADEMIDAVVQTAAHLQAQKIVIAIKAIYKAEIESLQAAIKRAGAKIEICGMPAFYPAGDEQTMVQFVTGRSVPERGLPLQVGAVVDNVGTMLNLHYAMKGQPVCDKFLSVVGEVKETTMLRVPLGTSVVECINQAGPLLEWGEYAIIMGGPMMGKVVVGDDIKNTVVTKTTGNIIVLPKDHYLISRALKPIEGIRHMAKSSCIQCRFCTDMCPRYQTGHKILPHLVMRNFWRENSITDDEEFVRCFGSALNCCDCGVCEMFACPMNLSPRKANGYFKVKLRERGLDMPKNQEPHALPTINHKRIATSRLVARLGLNKYYGRHAHDEFIDYTPKSVFVPFSQHIGKPAQPVVKAGDKVEKGQLIAAAAEGALSTNIHTGFAGVVKSVDAKGAVISSEGRK, from the coding sequence ATGGATTTTATAGAAACAGTAAAATCAGCCGGAATAGTCGGTGCTGGTGGCGCGGGTTTCCCTACTCATGTCAAGCTCAATGCCAAAGCGGAATATTTTATTATTAACGCTGCGGAGTGCGAGCCTCTTATTGAGACGGACAAATTTATATGCCGCAAATATGCTGACGAGATGATCGACGCTGTCGTTCAGACTGCAGCACATCTTCAGGCACAGAAAATTGTCATCGCCATTAAGGCCATCTACAAGGCTGAAATCGAATCACTTCAGGCGGCAATCAAACGCGCCGGCGCAAAAATAGAAATCTGCGGAATGCCCGCGTTTTATCCTGCGGGCGACGAACAGACAATGGTTCAGTTCGTTACGGGCCGCAGCGTGCCGGAGCGCGGACTTCCGCTTCAGGTCGGCGCTGTTGTGGACAACGTCGGAACAATGCTGAATCTCCATTATGCAATGAAGGGACAGCCTGTTTGCGACAAATTCCTCTCAGTTGTCGGCGAAGTCAAAGAAACAACAATGCTTCGTGTTCCTCTCGGAACATCGGTTGTAGAGTGCATTAACCAGGCAGGTCCTCTTCTCGAATGGGGAGAATACGCGATAATCATGGGCGGACCTATGATGGGCAAAGTGGTTGTCGGAGACGACATTAAAAACACCGTCGTTACCAAAACGACAGGCAATATAATTGTTCTTCCGAAAGACCACTACCTTATCAGCCGTGCTCTTAAACCAATCGAAGGAATTCGCCACATGGCGAAAAGCTCATGCATCCAGTGCAGATTCTGCACGGACATGTGCCCGCGTTACCAGACAGGCCACAAAATCCTGCCGCATTTGGTAATGCGTAATTTCTGGAGAGAAAATTCAATTACGGATGACGAGGAATTTGTACGCTGCTTCGGTTCGGCACTTAACTGCTGCGACTGCGGAGTGTGCGAAATGTTCGCCTGCCCGATGAACCTCTCGCCGAGAAAAGCCAACGGATATTTCAAAGTCAAGCTTCGCGAAAGAGGACTTGATATGCCCAAGAATCAGGAGCCGCACGCGCTTCCGACAATCAATCACAAGCGCATCGCCACTTCGAGACTTGTCGCGCGTCTCGGTCTGAACAAATACTACGGAAGACACGCGCACGACGAATTTATCGACTACACTCCGAAGAGCGTATTCGTGCCGTTCAGTCAGCATATCGGTAAACCTGCCCAGCCGGTTGTAAAAGCCGGAGACAAGGTTGAAAAAGGTCAGCTTATAGCGGCTGCCGCGGAGGGCGCACTCTCCACGAATATCCATACCGGCTTTGCCGGAGTGGTCAAATCGGTCGACGCAAAAGGCGCCGTCATCTCGTCCGAGGGGAGGAAGTAA